A segment of the Dermacentor andersoni chromosome 5, qqDerAnde1_hic_scaffold, whole genome shotgun sequence genome:
tttttattttcaatAAGGTTTTTACTCACTACACGCTAATCTCGCCTTCATTTCATAATCTTACGTGAACGCAGATATTGATACGCACTTGCCTGAACGGCTATACGAAGGTGACCGCCTTATGCACGTAGGACAGTTTCCCAGATGATGCGCCGCCATTCCCGTTTCTTGGATGGCAGACAACAAAAGATCGCGTCCATGATCTGAAGTAATAgttatggaggaaggaaaaagataggagaAAGCGCAACGCGGCTGAAGCCAACCTGGTGGCCGAACACGTGATGCACGTCgtagtgcgcggttggttttagtgttcccgctctgcaggcggCGCCACGGCAGGGCAGCGAACAAACGCGCactgaataaaaactactggaGTACTACtggtatagtgcctagaatatactatTATAGGCACTATACTACTGGGAGCCAAATGTCTCAGCAAATGACGATTCTTTCTCCGCGATCTCGACGCAAgaagtcacgtgttgggccaccactacGGTTTcatggagcgttcgcttgccgaGGCTGTTGTTGTAGCATGTCACACGTGCTGCTCCTACCCACAATGGGGGATTTACCAAGatatgggtggattattccaaattaatatGGAACATAAATTTACTAATATATATGGAATTAGCATTGAATAGCGTAGAAttacctgttaaaataaaatcaggaaggtcatatgGAATGAGTAATACTCCCTGCTATATTTTGCTTCCTTCATGGTCATAGGAGACGCCACCGTCGAGACACTACCATCCATGGTGCTACCATCGGTTGTGCTCACGACTACTGTTAGCTGAGGGACTAGCGGCACCTGAGGGCAAGTGGGAGGGAGTAGCAGTACCAGCGACAACATACGTATAAAATATGCTGGCCTACTCCAGTGAAACCATAAAATGCCTGGAGGGTCACCAAACAGAACTAGGCCGTTGGCTGCTAGGGGGCAACATAGCCACTGCAAATGCAGCAGTAAGCGGTGAAATGAGCTGGTCCTGGTACGAGGCAAGGGAGGCGCGGTCCAAATTACAATATGCCGGCAGACTCAAATTCATGGCAAACACAAATTACAGTCGCAGAATGTACCTACACCTAAGATACAAAAACATCAAGACGGCTTGGATTCGGAAATACACGTCCCTAGACACGAAATACAGCGAAAATTCTAAACAACACGACACTAAGACGGAGGCAGATTGGCGCAAGGCAGTCATCAAGAAAATCAATGAGGTTGAAAAAACGATTTGGCGCACGACAATGGCAAAAAAGCAAAGCCTGGCACTATATGACCCCCACAAGCCGGAACTGTGCCCGTCACCAGACTACCGAGGAGATCGAGGCAGCGCCCTGCTGTTTCAAGCCCGCACAGGCGCTCTCCTCACAAACCAACGCCGCCACGAACTATTCGGCGTGGATCCGACGTGCCGCTTGTGCGGTGCACCAGAAGAAAACCTTCTCCACGTGCTACAACAATGTCCGAGACTTCCCGCAGTTCCCCGATCGTGCTCCCCGGCTGAGAGCCTGCCGCTGACTGGTCTCACCGAGGAGGACCGAACTGCACGCGCCGAGACTACGAAGATCCGGTTAGAACAGTGGGAACGAGTGGGCAGGCGAGCCGAATAGGTGAAGGAAACCCCCATACAGATATCGCCCGGCTAGAGCCGCCCAGTCACAGCGAGTGGCCGCTGATGCCGACCTCCTCAGCTACACGAGCTCCTAAAATACAGACGgccgaccaggcagcgacgcaGCTGAGACGCGCTGACTTGAACCGGCATTGCTGGTGGATTGGATTGTCGTGGCTTTGGTGAAATCCGAGGCGACTGGAGCCTAGAATACAACAAACCGGACCAACCAGACGGACTAACAGACTGTGACTGTGACAAAACTGTGTTTTATGTTCTTTCtctccttactttctttccttcttgtactctgaacatctcctgtggcgttgacaaacgcctgccctgagtcaaaagggatcaggaccacttacttacttacttacttaaggATGGCAAGCTACTGGCGAACGAGGTGGAAGAAGACGTCACGCATCACGTGAGGACGAACGTTCCGAGCAGGAGGACGCGCTCGCCGAGAGCTTATCGTGCAATCTGCTACCATCGCAAATAAATCCAGTTGTTTTTTTGATCATCGGTCGTGTCATCGTGTGCATCAATCACTGACACACATTCCCAATGGTGTTATAGAGAAGAAACTAAGCGCCTGCGCGAAAACTTCTGCAATATACGCGTATATATTTTTAGTATTATGAAATTTTATACTTCATACAGTTAATCGTCATCTTCCCCTACGAGCTGATTGAGCAGAAAtctcattatcatcattatcatccttTTTTGTTCGTAACCACGAATAGGTTTAGTAGGAGCTTGGCGTGCCGGCAGTTATTATTCAGGCAGCTGAATAGATCATACAGGGAGCTCCGTGAGATTCTGCGAAGCATTTGTGGAATTTGGCAATGGCAACAACGACGGCAGCAGCTGGCGTCTCAACTAGCCCTTGCAAAGGCAAGCTAGACTTCGATCGGCCCTGTAGCGCGGCACTGCCGGACAAAAGGTGCTGGCTTAATAGCGAGTTAACGCAGTGGAACCAAGTTCTCCAAAGGCTCGTGTACGAGCTCGTCGAGGCACCGCGGGGCAGCCTGTGCCTCTCTTCGCTCTCCAACATGACCATCGTCGAAGATCCCGACGTCGTCTCTCGCGACGCGGCGTTCTTCGTCACGGGGCTCCTCGAACGCCACTCTTGCATCGAGGAATTGAGCGTCTGCTACGCCCACGACGCCTACGAGAGCGGCGACCAGACGACGTACGCTATCAATCTACGCCCTTCGTCACCGGCGCCAGAAGCAGCGGTTCGTGTCATGCGCTCCTTGTCCGTTCACAAGATCTCGTTCGACGAAGCGCGACGTAAAGGAAAACTACACACCATCGAAGGTTTTGACTCGCTGTTCTCGGTGCAGAAGTTGTACGTCTACGGCGAAGGGGACGAAAAGTTCACGGCCGAAGTTGGCACGATGCTGCAACGGAACAGAAACACCATAAAAGACTTTTCCTGCGTGTTCCGTAGGTACCCGCTCAATTTTACGAAAGCTGTGGCGTGCCTTACGAGCTGCGATTCGCTGTCGCTCGGTACAGCGCACGATATAGAAGACTTTGTCACCGGTGCGCACTTCGTTAGGCAAATTATGGAAGTGTCGGCGGTATTGAATGGACTGACAATAAATATCCCAGAACGGGAGATTTCAACACTTGCCGAAGTCGTGATGCGAAGCACGGCATTGACTACTTTGGAGGTGGAATTCGACAACTCTTCTCCTACCCCCTTGTTTGCGGCGCTCGAGAAAAACACGACGCTTAGGGAACTACATGTGGTATTCGCCAAAATACTTCCACACTGCGAACAAACATTGGCATCCGCACTCCGCAAGAACGTCTCCCTCAAGCAGCTCGAGCTTTATGATTTTCAAGCCGACTGCGGCTTAACGAACTTTGCTAAAGCACTTTCTCAGAACAGCTCTCTTGAACGTGTAGAGCTGACCAGTAGCTCACTGCGGATGAGAGAAATCTCAGTCATCTGTGACGCACTTGTGACGAACAAGACGCTGAAGGAGTTGAGCCTTACTCCAGACTGTGCACTTAAGGCGGAGGAAAGGTATGAACaaaatatttcattatttttctatCTTCTGTAGGGTAAGAAAGGAACCAATTTCATCGATATTTTGAGGGCACCACCAATGTAGTGAAGCGGTCCGAAGCAGCGCTCTATGCAGTGGCAAATTCTTGTGAGAGAACACGAGCATTCCACGAGCACTCCCAAAGTGCCCTGTCGAGAGTCGGTGCTTCCCGTAGTACATGCAAGAGTAGAAGCGCTACAGACCGAGACTACAGCAAGAGGTGGATCGTAATTTATTATTATAATTAGTGAGCAGCTAAGCTTTGGCTGCCACACCATAAAGAGGAGACGCAGGCATACAGTACATACAAGAAGGCGCAGAATGTAAACTTTCTTTATTACGATATCGATCGTATTATAAACATGAcccacaaaataaagaaatacgaCACTA
Coding sequences within it:
- the LOC126530909 gene encoding uncharacterized protein; translated protein: MATTTAAAGVSTSPCKGKLDFDRPCSAALPDKRCWLNSELTQWNQVLQRLVYELVEAPRGSLCLSSLSNMTIVEDPDVVSRDAAFFVTGLLERHSCIEELSVCYAHDAYESGDQTTYAINLRPSSPAPEAAVRVMRSLSVHKISFDEARRKGKLHTIEGFDSLFSVQKLYVYGEGDEKFTAEVGTMLQRNRNTIKDFSCVFRRYPLNFTKAVACLTSCDSLSLGTAHDIEDFVTGAHFVRQIMEVSAVLNGLTINIPEREISTLAEVVMRSTALTTLEVEFDNSSPTPLFAALEKNTTLRELHVVFAKILPHCEQTLASALRKNVSLKQLELYDFQADCGLTNFAKALSQNSSLERVELTSSSLRMREISVICDALVTNKTLKELSLTPDCALKAEERAALAKQLTRNGSYNRVQLPWVEADLPGLSTALLSLSTCPQVLNLNEMTQLSEATLSSLCDTIAQSYVRSLALALRVNIETNAASICEMLKSSRRLLYLRLHCPQPFAQCALHALAENRCLDGLSIEIYGKVTNNTAEAIAFFLARNETVTRVDMTHTRCVTTHQMEVIYRGMSNNRRITDYDLPFRFRSDCSISFDVLEKLRRNRSTLCRAVEFAEHPVLDKQSAEAFELFFNNPGFRRELVKVTGRTEAEVMPLLKSAQNYLRDNYLVLTGVVQQDVLECHPRGVTQADALNKDCWRAIVRYLSVSDVITPRA